In Beijerinckia indica subsp. indica ATCC 9039, the genomic window CTTGACGGATCGTCTTAGCTGGTAAGGCGGACCGTTTTGCCTCGGGTGTCCAGGGACCGTGTCAACACGGTTCGAACCCAAATTTGGAGCCTCCGGCCCTGCCGTGCTTCAAGCGAGGTGCCGATTTGACGGTTCACTTCCAACCTCTCGTCTCGCCCGAGGCTTGCCCAGCCCTCGTGCTCAATGCCGATTTTCGGCCCCTCAGCTATTATCCCCTGTCGCTCTGGTCGTGGCAGGATGCCATTAAAGCGGTCTTCCTCGATCGGGTGAATATCGTTTCCCATTACGATAAGACAGTCCGAAGTCCGAGCTTCGAGATGCGGCTGCCTTCCGTTGTTTCCCTCAAAACCTATGTCAAACCTTCGCGTCATCCCGCCTTTACGCGATTCAATGTTTTCCTCCGCGATCGCTTTACCTGCCAATATTGCGGTTCACGCGAGGATCTGACTTTCGATCATGTTCTGCCGCGCTCCAAAGGCGGCACCACGACCTGGGAAAATGTCGTCGCCGCCTGTTCCTGCTGCAATCTGCGCAAGGGCGATAAACTTCCCGACGAGGCCCATATGTGGCCGGCGAGCCCCCCCTATCAGCCGACCGTCGGCGATCTGCACCAGAACGGCCGCCAATTCCCGCCCAATTATCTGCATGAAAGCTGGATGGATTATCTCTACTGGGATTCCGTTTTGGAGCCTTGAGACATATATCACGCCGACCAGCGCGAATTGATCCCCGCCATGCCCTCAATGCCGCAAAGATGGGCAGCCGGCTGGACCGTATCGGGAAATACAGCTTCCTCAAGCCGGTGCCACGGTTTCGCACGCACCACGGTTTCGCACGCAATAGAGTCGCCCAATAGGGCCACCGGAACGCTGGCAACCGGACATCGCGCAGCTCGCACCCGCGGTTTCGCCGCCACTTCAAGCGCGTGTATGGCGCACCGCCAATTCAGGCCGCGCATTGCGGGGAACGATCCAGACCCCACCCTCTACCTTTTCAACTGAATATGCCCGCCCGAATTCGGCCGGTTTCTCAATCTGTGCGCACATGCGTGTAAACCGATGCGGGATCATCGAGTTCGGAATGTCGATAAGAGGCTTGGCTAAGCGCGTCAGTATGATCGGTATGAAATGACAAGGCGTCCGAGGACGCCTTGTCTCAATCGCGAGTATCCACACTCGTTGAAGCGTAACTCGTCGCGGTTCAATGAGGACAAGTGGATAAGTTTAAAAAGTGCGTATCGAGAATCTGCGATACTCGATACGAGGCAGGTTGCTTGCCCGTCTTCAGAAGCTGTCGGTCAGACCCATGGCAGGATCGCTCACCGAGTGGCGGCCGGTCTCGACGCGGCCGGCCAGGCGGCGTTGGAACGTGCTATCGAAATCACTGGTGACCGCGAAATCATACCAGCCGCCCGTGGTCTCCAATTTCCAGTACAATGCGACTGGCCGGTG contains:
- a CDS encoding HNH endonuclease, giving the protein MTVHFQPLVSPEACPALVLNADFRPLSYYPLSLWSWQDAIKAVFLDRVNIVSHYDKTVRSPSFEMRLPSVVSLKTYVKPSRHPAFTRFNVFLRDRFTCQYCGSREDLTFDHVLPRSKGGTTTWENVVAACSCCNLRKGDKLPDEAHMWPASPPYQPTVGDLHQNGRQFPPNYLHESWMDYLYWDSVLEP